Proteins from a single region of Cydia pomonella isolate Wapato2018A chromosome 13, ilCydPomo1, whole genome shotgun sequence:
- the LOC133524285 gene encoding EF-hand domain-containing family member C2-like: MAMRNPRLPMLPGYGANPLIGRTKFGVRPVFTSIDKVNMLVDKATEENIVPSLYSRKQAPELPTWLMYDKNILRFEAYFQQTLHELRSASSLLRKVNIFFFLEDGTIKVMEPRTDNSGMSQGTMICRQRIRLPHSYDMYYDVLDLNIGREVTFHGKVFKIVNCDNFTRVFLNRLGINVPDPLNWPDAVERTLPKEKPPKHRPFRQFLDFDRQVLRFYGYWDDRGSEFGTIHTLEIHYFLGDDTIEIKETLPPNSGTEAGPMFLKRMRLPRKLPDHVEMTGGPLPSSYSPADLSIGAVMNVFGRNVVLTDCDPFTKEYYRVTYGFDTFVPLATPGAESHCVSTSVADRELPPWNGYGSYDDSAENCRTVEPKPVHGDFMKFLHKDKVGFDSHVLRFAARLITDNPEDGERYFIVKYFLSDDTIGIFELGERNSGFKGGKFFRRDKMYHPDVDFFVPKEPPSYTDQDMWIGNELVIRKHRFRLVAADEYALRYMELHTKEYPMANVPLIMDKIRRTLAAKENGYKNFVAKYMDAVMPNNKDLMTTRCFKQALKEIMCEKMTEHEFITLIRYFRGDPGQEPSPRREMIRSLVFSELTRGLWDDRARLQEGLLHADEAKLGALSVPRLRQLLRAHRLPINTDLMDCMLGVLDKDDDCNIRYDDLMSFLDFQTRPVYNLAEGDYQKVVRHAPPVKFTECKQWADVDTMIKEGYVNWSAFLCQLNLEHLVRDPQP, from the exons atgGCCATGAGAAATCCAAGACTACCGATGTTACCCGGTTACGGCGCCAACCCCTTG ATTGGGAGAACCAAATTTGGAGTTCGTCCAGTTTTCACATCGATCGACAAAGTTAACATGTTAGTCGACAAAGCAACTGAAGAAAACATCGTGCCCTCGCTGTACTCTCGAAAGCAAGCTCCTGAGTTACCTACCTGGCTCATGTACGATAAGAAC atACTACGATTCGAAGCGTATTTCCAACAAACGCTGCATGAGTTGCGATCTGCGTCCAGCTTGCTTCGcaaagtgaatatattcttCTTCCTTGAAGATGGTACGATCAAGGTTATGGAACCACGGACGGATAACAGCGGTATGTCGCAAG gaaCAATGATATGTAGACAACGAATCAGACTTCCGCACAGCTACGATATGTATTACGATGTACTCGATTTGAATATTGGAAGAGAGGTCACTTTTCACGGAAAAGTTTTTAAA attgtgAATTGCGACAATTTCACTAGAGTGTTCTTAAATCGCCTTGGAATCAATGTACCAGATCCATTAAACTGGCCAGATGCTGTTGAA AGAACTCTACCAAAAGAAAAACCGCCCAAACATAGACCGTTTCGCCAATTCCTGGATTTTGACAGACAAGTGTTAAG atTTTACGGTTATTGGGACGACCGCGGGTCAGAATTTGGTACCATTCATACACTCGAGATACATTACTTCTTGGGTGACGACACTATCGAGATTAAAGAAACTCTTCCACCAAACTCTGGAACTGAAGCAGGACCAATGTTCCTGAAGAGAATGCGACTGCCCAGA AAACTGCCAGATCACGTGGAAATGACGGGTGGTCCACTGCCGTCATCGTACAGCCCAGCAGATTTAAGCATCGGAGCAGTCATGAATGTGTTTGGACGGAATGTCGTATTAACGGATTGTGATCCTTTTACTAAGGAATACTATCGTGTTACATATGGATTCG ATACATTTGTGCCGCTGGCGACACCGGGCGCGGAATCGCACTGTGTGAGCACCAGTGTGGCGGATCGTGAACTCCCACCATGGAATGGCTACGGCTCGTATGACGACTCTGCTGAGAATTGTCGTACTGTCGAACCTAAGCCTGTGCATGGGGATTTCATGAAGTTTCTTCACAAGGATAA GGTTGGCTTCGATTCGCATGTTCTTCGCTTCGCTGCACGGCTTATTACTGACAATCCTGAAGACGGAGAGCGATATTTCATTGTCAAATACTTCTTAAGTGATGACACCATAGGCATATTCGAACTAGGCGAAAGGAATTCCGGATTTAAG GGTGGTAAATTCTTCCGACGCGACAAGATGTATCATCCGGACGTGGACTTCTTTGTGCCGAAAGAGCCACCCTCGTACACCGACCAGGATATGTGGATCGGCAATGAACTTGTGATCCGCAAGCATCGCTTTAGACTCGTTGCCGCCGATGAGTACGCCTTGCGGTATATGGAGCTACACACTAAAGAG TATCCAATGGCTAACGTACCACTGATTATGGACAAGATTCGACGTACTTTGGCAGCTAAGGAAAACGGCTACAAGAACTTTGTTGCAAAGTACATGGACGCTGTCATGCCAAATAATAAAGATTTAATGACGACGCGTTGTTTCAA ACAAGCACTGAAAGAAATAATGTGTGAAAAAATGACAGAACATGAGTTTATAACATTGATCCGATATTTCCGTGGTGATCCCGGACAAGAGCCGAGCCCCAGAAGGGAAATGATCAG GTCTTTGGTGTTCTCGGAACTGACGCGAGGCCTATGGGACGATCGTGCGCGACTGCAGGAAGGCCTGTTACACGCCGACGAGGCCAAATTGGGAGCATTGTCCGTTCCACGCTTACGGCAATTATTGCGTGCGCATCGCCTGCCCATCAACACTGACCTCATGGACTGCATGCTAGGAGT ATTGGACAAAGATGACGACTGCAATATTCGCTACGACGACCTGATGTCGTTTTTGGACTTCCAAACTCGCCCTGTCTACAACCTCGCGGAGGGAGACTACCAGAAAGTTGTGCGACATGCGCCCCCTGTTAAATTTACAGAG TGCAAACAGTGGGCAGACGTGGACACCATGATTAAGGAGGGCTACGTTAACTGGAGCGCCTTCCTCTGCCAACTGAATCTCGAGCATCTTGTTAGAGATCCTCAGCCTTAA
- the LOC133524288 gene encoding vacuolar fusion protein CCZ1 homolog isoform X1, which produces MIDVKTKIHSFFIFNSSFGPKEGEELKRVLFFHPSQVSGDGRKLQVGLCEAVVQFMSTFSSEPCEALQTQTKRHIFYQPEKGYWMVLVVRIPYTTKALSAIGESRGDVIEPSVMFDLLKAAYKMFKMFVGPFQNIPPDEIYTTCEKFFGPYITSKNLTNDISDIIQGISYLPLDKNSFFKVLCFIDLVEVTYPDFKCISFLYNEQLIWNALSTDDMLTLYQYLVQKLLPEQIEKELQGGAVAAAQRHGRFIMPRDGIRTREDLQRLTKVHFMLEDEPEEKEYYLIIYRTLSATVCFTVDVNTNLKLDTFKSLDAFIGPQLSSIASAISEQSALQALQTAQISSNDNKFVYFNRLNLAFKTSPPVNKLVPSTTIKPEVLSIIASIHADKQSLGNYGEVIIKTPDEYWITAKSSNEREFYVIIQEKNANLKEIADEVKRICEVQMKGIFFYPI; this is translated from the exons ATGATAGATGTGAAAACGAAAATTCACTCCTTCTTCATATTTAATTCGAGCTTCGGGCCTAAGGAAGGAGAA GAACTGAAAAGAGTGTTGTTCTTCCATCCCAGTCAGGTGAGTGGAGATGGGCGCAAGCTGCAGGTCGGACTATGTGAAGCAGTTGTCCAATTTATGTC TACATTTTCTTCTGAACCTTGTGAAGCACTACAAACACAGACCAAAAGACACATTTTCTATCAACCAGAAAAAGGCTACTGGATGGTTCTG GTTGTTCGAATACCTTACACAACAAAAGCACTTTCTGCTATTGGAGAAAGTAGAGGAGATGTG ATTGAGCCATCTGTTATGTTTGATCTGTTGAAAGCAGCCtacaaaatgttcaaaatgtttGTAGGGCCTTTCCAAAATATTCCACCGGATGAAATTTATACCACTTGTGAAAAGTTCTTTGGACCG TATATAACATCTAAAAATCTCACAAATGATATCAGTGATATAATTCAAGGAATAAGTTATCTGCCGCTGGACAAAAACTCCTTCTTCAAAGTTTTGTGCTTTATTGATCTGGTTGAAGTCACATATCCTGACTTTAAATGCATCTCATTTCTTTACAATGAGCAGTTGATTTG GAACGCACTTTCAACAGACGACATGCTTACACTTTACCAGTACTTAGTACAAAAGCTCCTACCTGAGCAAATTGAAAAGGAACTCCAAGGCGGGGCCGTGGCCGCGGCACAAAGGCACGGCCGCTTCATCATGCCACGGGACGGCATCAGAACACGGGAGGACTTACAGCGGCTGACTAAAGTTCATTTCATGCTTGAAGATGAGCCGGAAGAAAAGGAATATTATCTCATTATTTATAGGACATTGAGCGCCACAGTTTGTTTTACAGTTGATG TCAACACCAACCTCAAGCTAGATACATTCAAGTCCCTGGACGCATTCATCGGGCCCCAGCTATCATCCATTGCTTCGGCCATCAGCGAACAGAGCGCCCTTCAGGCACTCCAAACTGCCCAGATATCAAGCAATGATAACAAGTTTGTTTATTTCAACAGACTTAATCTTGCTTTTAAAACAtct CCTCCAGTTAACAAGTTGGTACCTTCAACCACTATCAAACCAGAAGTTTTAAGTATAATAGCTAGCATACATGCAGACAAGCAAAG TTTGGGCAACTATGGCGAAGTAATTATCAAGACACCAGATGAATATTGGATTACTGCCAAGTCATCAAATGAGAGAGAATTTTATGTTATAATTCAAGAAAAGAATGCAAATCTCAAAGAAATTGCAG ATGAGGTAAAACGAATATGCGAAGTTCAAATGAAAGGTATATTTTTCTAccctatataa
- the LOC133524288 gene encoding vacuolar fusion protein CCZ1 homolog isoform X2, translating to MSTFSSEPCEALQTQTKRHIFYQPEKGYWMVLVVRIPYTTKALSAIGESRGDVIEPSVMFDLLKAAYKMFKMFVGPFQNIPPDEIYTTCEKFFGPYITSKNLTNDISDIIQGISYLPLDKNSFFKVLCFIDLVEVTYPDFKCISFLYNEQLIWNALSTDDMLTLYQYLVQKLLPEQIEKELQGGAVAAAQRHGRFIMPRDGIRTREDLQRLTKVHFMLEDEPEEKEYYLIIYRTLSATVCFTVDVNTNLKLDTFKSLDAFIGPQLSSIASAISEQSALQALQTAQISSNDNKFVYFNRLNLAFKTSPPVNKLVPSTTIKPEVLSIIASIHADKQSLGNYGEVIIKTPDEYWITAKSSNEREFYVIIQEKNANLKEIADEVKRICEVQMKGIFFYPI from the exons ATGTC TACATTTTCTTCTGAACCTTGTGAAGCACTACAAACACAGACCAAAAGACACATTTTCTATCAACCAGAAAAAGGCTACTGGATGGTTCTG GTTGTTCGAATACCTTACACAACAAAAGCACTTTCTGCTATTGGAGAAAGTAGAGGAGATGTG ATTGAGCCATCTGTTATGTTTGATCTGTTGAAAGCAGCCtacaaaatgttcaaaatgtttGTAGGGCCTTTCCAAAATATTCCACCGGATGAAATTTATACCACTTGTGAAAAGTTCTTTGGACCG TATATAACATCTAAAAATCTCACAAATGATATCAGTGATATAATTCAAGGAATAAGTTATCTGCCGCTGGACAAAAACTCCTTCTTCAAAGTTTTGTGCTTTATTGATCTGGTTGAAGTCACATATCCTGACTTTAAATGCATCTCATTTCTTTACAATGAGCAGTTGATTTG GAACGCACTTTCAACAGACGACATGCTTACACTTTACCAGTACTTAGTACAAAAGCTCCTACCTGAGCAAATTGAAAAGGAACTCCAAGGCGGGGCCGTGGCCGCGGCACAAAGGCACGGCCGCTTCATCATGCCACGGGACGGCATCAGAACACGGGAGGACTTACAGCGGCTGACTAAAGTTCATTTCATGCTTGAAGATGAGCCGGAAGAAAAGGAATATTATCTCATTATTTATAGGACATTGAGCGCCACAGTTTGTTTTACAGTTGATG TCAACACCAACCTCAAGCTAGATACATTCAAGTCCCTGGACGCATTCATCGGGCCCCAGCTATCATCCATTGCTTCGGCCATCAGCGAACAGAGCGCCCTTCAGGCACTCCAAACTGCCCAGATATCAAGCAATGATAACAAGTTTGTTTATTTCAACAGACTTAATCTTGCTTTTAAAACAtct CCTCCAGTTAACAAGTTGGTACCTTCAACCACTATCAAACCAGAAGTTTTAAGTATAATAGCTAGCATACATGCAGACAAGCAAAG TTTGGGCAACTATGGCGAAGTAATTATCAAGACACCAGATGAATATTGGATTACTGCCAAGTCATCAAATGAGAGAGAATTTTATGTTATAATTCAAGAAAAGAATGCAAATCTCAAAGAAATTGCAG ATGAGGTAAAACGAATATGCGAAGTTCAAATGAAAGGTATATTTTTCTAccctatataa
- the LOC133524288 gene encoding vacuolar fusion protein CCZ1 homolog isoform X3 — translation MVLVVRIPYTTKALSAIGESRGDVIEPSVMFDLLKAAYKMFKMFVGPFQNIPPDEIYTTCEKFFGPYITSKNLTNDISDIIQGISYLPLDKNSFFKVLCFIDLVEVTYPDFKCISFLYNEQLIWNALSTDDMLTLYQYLVQKLLPEQIEKELQGGAVAAAQRHGRFIMPRDGIRTREDLQRLTKVHFMLEDEPEEKEYYLIIYRTLSATVCFTVDVNTNLKLDTFKSLDAFIGPQLSSIASAISEQSALQALQTAQISSNDNKFVYFNRLNLAFKTSPPVNKLVPSTTIKPEVLSIIASIHADKQSLGNYGEVIIKTPDEYWITAKSSNEREFYVIIQEKNANLKEIADEVKRICEVQMKGIFFYPI, via the exons ATGGTTCTG GTTGTTCGAATACCTTACACAACAAAAGCACTTTCTGCTATTGGAGAAAGTAGAGGAGATGTG ATTGAGCCATCTGTTATGTTTGATCTGTTGAAAGCAGCCtacaaaatgttcaaaatgtttGTAGGGCCTTTCCAAAATATTCCACCGGATGAAATTTATACCACTTGTGAAAAGTTCTTTGGACCG TATATAACATCTAAAAATCTCACAAATGATATCAGTGATATAATTCAAGGAATAAGTTATCTGCCGCTGGACAAAAACTCCTTCTTCAAAGTTTTGTGCTTTATTGATCTGGTTGAAGTCACATATCCTGACTTTAAATGCATCTCATTTCTTTACAATGAGCAGTTGATTTG GAACGCACTTTCAACAGACGACATGCTTACACTTTACCAGTACTTAGTACAAAAGCTCCTACCTGAGCAAATTGAAAAGGAACTCCAAGGCGGGGCCGTGGCCGCGGCACAAAGGCACGGCCGCTTCATCATGCCACGGGACGGCATCAGAACACGGGAGGACTTACAGCGGCTGACTAAAGTTCATTTCATGCTTGAAGATGAGCCGGAAGAAAAGGAATATTATCTCATTATTTATAGGACATTGAGCGCCACAGTTTGTTTTACAGTTGATG TCAACACCAACCTCAAGCTAGATACATTCAAGTCCCTGGACGCATTCATCGGGCCCCAGCTATCATCCATTGCTTCGGCCATCAGCGAACAGAGCGCCCTTCAGGCACTCCAAACTGCCCAGATATCAAGCAATGATAACAAGTTTGTTTATTTCAACAGACTTAATCTTGCTTTTAAAACAtct CCTCCAGTTAACAAGTTGGTACCTTCAACCACTATCAAACCAGAAGTTTTAAGTATAATAGCTAGCATACATGCAGACAAGCAAAG TTTGGGCAACTATGGCGAAGTAATTATCAAGACACCAGATGAATATTGGATTACTGCCAAGTCATCAAATGAGAGAGAATTTTATGTTATAATTCAAGAAAAGAATGCAAATCTCAAAGAAATTGCAG ATGAGGTAAAACGAATATGCGAAGTTCAAATGAAAGGTATATTTTTCTAccctatataa